The genome window CTCCAGGCTTCCTGGAAGTGGGGCGGCGGCTTCCTCGATGCGGCGAACTTCCAGGACTTCGCAGGCTCGACCGTTGTGCACTCGGTGGGTGGCTGGGCCGCTCTGACCGGCGCGCTGATCCTTGGTCCGCGTATCGGCAAGTACCGGGACGGCAAGACCATCCCGATGCCCGGTTCCAACCTCGCCCTCGCCACTCTGGGTACGTTCATCCTGTGGCTCGGCTGGTTTGGCTTCAACGGCGGCTCGCAGCTGGCGATGGGCACTATCGGCAACGTGGCTGATGTCAGCCGGATCTTCGCCAACACCAACGCAGCTGCCGCCGGTGGCGCCGTGGCCGCAATGGTGCTGACCCAGATCCTCTACAAGAAGGTCGACCTGACCATGGTGCTGAACGGCGCTCTCGCGGGCCTCGTCTCCATCACCGCCGAACCGCTGACCCCCACCCTTGGTGCGGCAACGCTGATCGGCATGGTCGGTGCGGTGATCGTGGTCTTCGCGGTTCCGTTCCTCGACAAGCTGAAGATCGACGACGTCGTCGGCGCGATCCCGGTTCACCTGATGGCCGGCATCTGGGGCACCTTTGCCGTGCCGATCACCAATGGTGACGCCTCCTTCGGTGCGCAGATCTACGGTATCGTCGTGGTGGCCATCTTCACCATCGTCGCCTCCGGCGTGGTGTGGTTCCTGCTGAAAATGATCACCGGACTTCGCGTCAGCGAAGAAGACGAGATCACCGGGCTGGACACCACCGAGATGGGGATGGAAGCCTACCCCGAGTTTGCCAAGGGCTGATCGCCCCGGGCAGATCCCGAAAAACTGGCCCCGGGCGTGCGAACGTCCGGGGCCTTTCCGTTTCTGGAACATGGAACGCCGTGGAGTCGGCAGAATGGGCGCCCTGCGGCCGCTCCGGTCAGCCGAGCGCGGCCTGAACCGGCACCAGCGGGCGGCGGCCCGTTTCCGTGAGCAGAGAGACCGCAAGCTCCGCCCCCTCGATCACAACCGCCGAGAGCGGACCGCCGTAAGCCGCCGCGCTGTCGATGTTCAGCCGGTTGCCATAGTGCGTGGCCGCTGCCACGGGGCTGTGGCCGTGCACCACGAGTGCGCCATGGTCACGCGCATCGGAAAGGAAGGGCTCGCGAATCCACACCAGATCATCTTCGACCTGATCGGCAAAGCCGACGCCGGGACGAACACCGGCGTGCACGAAATAGAGGCCGGGCATGTGGTGGTGAGTGACGAGCCCGTCGAGCAGGGTCACATGAGCCTCAGGCACGGCGGCACGGGCGTCAGTGTGAATGGCTTCCTTGCCACGTGCCGGGTCGGTATCGACGCCGTAGCTCTCGAGGGTGCTGCGCCCGCCGATATTGTCCTGCAGCCAGTGCAGGTCGGGGCGGGAGGGGTCGCGCAGGCGATCGGGCTCGAGGAAGCGGCGCATCATCCGGTCGTGGTTGCCCTTGAGGATCACCCAGGGCTGCCCGGCTTCAAGCCCTTCGGCAAGGTAGCTCAGCACACCAGCAGACTCGGGGCCCCGGTCGACCAGATCGCCGACATGGACCACAACCGCATCCGGGTCGCCGACACGGGCCTTGTCGGCTGCGATGAGCGCATGAACGCTCCGCAACTTGTCGAGATGCCCATGAATGTCACCAATCGCGTAAACGCGCATACCAGCCTGACCTTCCACAAGATTTGGGGCGCCAGCATCGCCCTTTTTGCGGAGATACCACTCACCCGATGCGGGTCAACCTTGCCTGCGGGATTTTGCCGGTAAGGAATCGCGCAGCAAAACGGCGGCCCCGGTCTCCCGGAGCCGCCGCCAATTGGGTTTACTGCGCTATCAGGCGATGTCGAATTGCAGCGGCTTGATCGACTGGAAGAGCTGGGTCGCGGCCAGCTTGTTCAGCACGTCGTCGGGCACCCGGTCATCGACGTAGAGCAGAGCGATGGCGTCGGTGCCCACCGAGGAGCGGCCAAGCGTGAAGTTGGCGATGTTCACACCGTTGGTGCCCAGCGTCTGGCCGAGGGTGCCGATGATGCCCGGCACGTCCTTGTTGGTGGTGTAGAGCATGTGCTCGCCGATCTCGGCGTCG of Oceanicola sp. 502str15 contains these proteins:
- a CDS encoding ammonium transporter yields the protein MKTIKLLLASGVIALFAALASAPVAMAQDTATEEPAAEAAEGSAADAVAAAEAAMAAASDTNARLLEKAIGAAEGAIADGEDPTEAAAAAIEASYEPFINGDFILTTVLFLIGGFLVFWMAAGFAMLEAGLVRQKNVTIQLTKNVALFSLASIFYYLIGYNLMYPLGTWSVDGVLSGVWGPGVLEAVGVGAADADDLGYASTGSDFFFQLMFCATTASIVSGTLAERIKLWPFLIFVIVLTSVIYPLQASWKWGGGFLDAANFQDFAGSTVVHSVGGWAALTGALILGPRIGKYRDGKTIPMPGSNLALATLGTFILWLGWFGFNGGSQLAMGTIGNVADVSRIFANTNAAAAGGAVAAMVLTQILYKKVDLTMVLNGALAGLVSITAEPLTPTLGAATLIGMVGAVIVVFAVPFLDKLKIDDVVGAIPVHLMAGIWGTFAVPITNGDASFGAQIYGIVVVAIFTIVASGVVWFLLKMITGLRVSEEDEITGLDTTEMGMEAYPEFAKG
- a CDS encoding metallophosphoesterase; protein product: MRVYAIGDIHGHLDKLRSVHALIAADKARVGDPDAVVVHVGDLVDRGPESAGVLSYLAEGLEAGQPWVILKGNHDRMMRRFLEPDRLRDPSRPDLHWLQDNIGGRSTLESYGVDTDPARGKEAIHTDARAAVPEAHVTLLDGLVTHHHMPGLYFVHAGVRPGVGFADQVEDDLVWIREPFLSDARDHGALVVHGHSPVAAATHYGNRLNIDSAAAYGGPLSAVVIEGAELAVSLLTETGRRPLVPVQAALG